From a region of the Neisseria subflava genome:
- the prmC gene encoding peptide chain release factor N(5)-glutamine methyltransferase, whose translation MTLDEWLRQSALPKNEARMLLQYALGYTRAQLVTRGTDDLAESALQTLAALVQRRLKGEPMAYLLGEREFYGRRFAVNPHVLIPRPETEHLVEAVLKRLPPQGRVWDLGTGSGAIAVTVALERVDADVRASDISVGALDTARQNAAELGAKVEFAQGSWFDTDRPSEGRYDVIVSNPPYIENGDEHLSQGDLRFEPQNALTDFSDGLSHIRYITQEAPKYLKANGWLLFEHGYDQGEAVRNIMLENGFSEVATEQDLAGLDRVTLGRLPA comes from the coding sequence ATGACGCTTGATGAATGGTTGCGCCAATCGGCACTGCCCAAAAACGAAGCGCGGATGTTGTTGCAATATGCGCTGGGTTACACGCGTGCGCAGCTGGTTACACGTGGTACGGACGATTTAGCGGAATCTGCCCTGCAAACCTTGGCGGCTTTGGTCCAACGCCGTCTGAAAGGCGAGCCGATGGCCTATCTGTTGGGCGAACGCGAGTTTTACGGACGACGTTTTGCCGTCAATCCCCATGTGCTGATTCCACGCCCTGAAACCGAGCATTTGGTGGAAGCCGTACTCAAACGCTTGCCGCCGCAAGGCCGCGTGTGGGACTTGGGGACGGGCAGTGGCGCCATTGCCGTGACCGTCGCGCTTGAACGCGTTGATGCCGATGTTCGCGCATCCGATATCAGCGTCGGTGCTTTGGATACTGCCCGTCAAAATGCGGCCGAATTGGGCGCAAAAGTCGAGTTTGCGCAGGGTTCGTGGTTTGATACCGACAGGCCGTCTGAAGGCAGATACGATGTGATTGTTTCCAATCCGCCGTATATCGAGAATGGCGATGAACATTTGTCGCAAGGCGATTTGAGGTTTGAGCCGCAAAATGCGTTGACCGACTTTTCAGATGGCCTCAGCCATATCCGCTACATTACCCAAGAAGCCCCCAAATACTTGAAAGCCAACGGCTGGCTGCTGTTTGAACACGGCTACGACCAAGGAGAAGCAGTGCGAAACATTATGCTGGAGAACGGTTTTTCAGAAGTGGCAACAGAGCAGGATTTGGCTGGATTGGACAGGGTCACGCTGGGGCGTTTGCCAGCTTAG
- a CDS encoding cell division protein: protein MKWLFAVLVALNIIVFGSMVAYRTQHKTAKPESALEGGTHELLRPSSLDAPKAEPQQASQPDWVADESDGLIMAEPESEEAEALRKKQEAQQLKEKKEKMRREKEAQERRAAEEEMDAAGVERLCTSSATVVMDEDDYHRIKGLLGKWPHAASRSIEKRNGASGGETSSKTFRVVLPADGDTSAQLDALGSRGFSGSIHNGEISIDVTRSRSSAQVLISRLSSAGFGGARIVEQEDRSVPDTGLSVARMTVVFMAVDERDAQDIRNIVGRYGKLNMKTCR, encoded by the coding sequence ATGAAATGGCTGTTTGCGGTCTTGGTCGCACTCAACATCATTGTTTTTGGCAGCATGGTTGCCTATCGGACACAACATAAAACCGCCAAGCCCGAATCTGCTTTGGAAGGCGGTACGCACGAATTATTGCGCCCGTCTTCTTTGGACGCGCCCAAAGCTGAGCCTCAGCAGGCATCGCAACCCGATTGGGTGGCGGATGAATCAGACGGCCTGATTATGGCAGAACCTGAATCCGAAGAAGCAGAAGCCTTGCGTAAAAAGCAAGAAGCGCAGCAGTTGAAAGAGAAAAAAGAAAAAATGCGCCGCGAGAAAGAAGCGCAAGAGCGCCGTGCCGCCGAAGAAGAGATGGACGCGGCCGGCGTGGAACGCTTGTGTACCAGCAGCGCCACCGTAGTGATGGATGAAGACGATTACCACCGCATCAAAGGCCTGTTGGGCAAATGGCCTCATGCGGCCAGCCGCAGTATCGAAAAACGCAACGGCGCATCCGGTGGCGAGACTTCTTCCAAAACCTTCCGCGTGGTCTTGCCTGCCGACGGCGACACTTCCGCCCAGCTTGATGCCTTGGGCAGCCGAGGCTTTAGCGGCAGTATTCACAACGGCGAAATCAGCATTGACGTAACACGCAGCCGCTCTTCCGCCCAAGTTTTGATTTCACGCTTGTCCAGCGCAGGTTTCGGCGGCGCGCGCATTGTTGAGCAGGAAGACAGAAGCGTACCCGATACCGGTTTGAGCGTGGCGCGCATGACCGTGGTCTTTATGGCGGTCGACGAGCGCGATGCCCAAGACATCAGAAACATTGTCGGCCGTTATGGCAAATTGAACATGAAAACCTGCCGATAA
- a CDS encoding DUF4189 domain-containing protein yields the protein MKKLLVVLLGLASLNVYANGCGGEYQPATGTCRIIDSSGKQIIYNVGRPQSSNNGYAQNQPRVVNIDVPSRYGAWALNSKTGIAGGALEMDSLEAAKREAIKTCEQGGQNKPCKVLVWVRNGCIAVAQGKDSKSWRNFFGTTPPGMAEIEALRKCQEHGLSQCKVVVNEACSLPKF from the coding sequence ATGAAAAAATTACTTGTTGTATTGTTAGGACTGGCAAGTCTTAATGTTTATGCCAACGGCTGTGGCGGTGAATACCAACCGGCGACTGGAACTTGTCGTATTATCGACAGCTCAGGCAAACAAATTATATATAACGTTGGCAGACCACAATCTTCTAATAATGGTTATGCTCAGAACCAACCAAGGGTTGTTAATATCGATGTCCCTTCAAGATACGGTGCATGGGCATTAAATTCTAAAACTGGTATTGCAGGCGGCGCACTTGAGATGGATTCACTTGAAGCTGCCAAAAGAGAAGCTATTAAAACCTGTGAACAAGGTGGACAAAACAAACCATGTAAAGTTTTAGTTTGGGTTCGAAATGGTTGTATCGCTGTTGCTCAAGGAAAGGATAGTAAATCATGGAGAAATTTTTTCGGAACAACTCCACCAGGCATGGCTGAAATAGAAGCATTAAGGAAATGTCAAGAACATGGACTCTCACAATGCAAAGTTGTTGTAAACGAAGCCTGCTCACTGCCTAAATTCTAA
- a CDS encoding CsbD family protein, with amino-acid sequence MNKDIIKGKWEQLKGKAKEKWGELTNDDLDIIEGKRDQLADKIQERYGRTKDEVEKEIDDWLNN; translated from the coding sequence ATGAATAAAGATATTATCAAAGGAAAATGGGAGCAACTTAAAGGTAAAGCCAAAGAAAAATGGGGCGAGCTGACAAACGACGATTTGGACATCATCGAAGGCAAGCGCGATCAGTTGGCTGATAAAATCCAAGAGCGTTACGGTCGCACTAAAGATGAAGTTGAAAAAGAAATTGATGATTGGTTGAACAACTAA
- a CDS encoding adenylyltransferase/cytidyltransferase family protein: MMSEWSAPEFESKICPPEKLAERLAALPRPLVFTNGCFDILHRGHVTYLAQARSAGAALVLALNTDASVRRQGKGDDRPINPLENRAAVAAALASVDLVTWFDDDTPAALIEMVKPDVLIKGGDWPVDKIVGAAETFARGGKVFSIPFLHQTSTTKTLAKIREAGGGE; the protein is encoded by the coding sequence ATCATGTCCGAATGGTCAGCTCCAGAATTTGAATCCAAAATCTGTCCGCCTGAAAAGCTGGCGGAACGTTTGGCGGCATTGCCCCGTCCGCTGGTGTTTACTAACGGTTGTTTCGATATTCTCCATAGGGGCCATGTAACGTATCTGGCGCAGGCACGATCGGCCGGTGCGGCTTTGGTGCTGGCGTTGAATACCGATGCTTCGGTGCGCCGTCAGGGCAAAGGGGACGACCGTCCGATTAATCCTTTGGAAAACCGCGCGGCAGTGGCAGCTGCATTGGCGAGCGTGGATTTGGTCACTTGGTTTGATGACGATACGCCTGCCGCGTTGATTGAAATGGTCAAACCCGATGTGTTGATTAAAGGCGGCGATTGGCCTGTGGATAAGATTGTCGGTGCGGCCGAAACGTTTGCGCGTGGCGGCAAAGTATTTTCGATTCCGTTTTTACACCAGACTTCGACCACCAAAACTTTGGCGAAAATCCGCGAAGCCGGAGGAGGCGAATGA
- a CDS encoding bifunctional biotin--[acetyl-CoA-carboxylase] ligase/type III pantothenate kinase, giving the protein MTDLNSRHWALLAALSDGLPQHVSQLARVVGMKPQQLNGFWQQMPGHIRGLLRQHDGQWRLVRPLAVFAEESLQQMAGKQGFRAQLKHECSSSNDEIMALARQSADLAHKALCVAHFQTKGRGRQGRSWVNRQGECLMFSLGWAFDKPQYELGSLALVVALACRRALADIGLDVNIKWPNDLVVANDKLAGILIETARVENKTVAVIGIGINFVLPKEVENATSVQALFQTASKQGVSVKTLLNAVLAQLDALLSEYAQNGFASCIGEYDAANRDTGRPVLLLQEGRIVHEGVVKGVDAQGALRLLTDKGEKTIVSGEISLRPDNRPAQPAAAKPERFLLLDGGNSQLKWAWVENGTFSEVGRAPYRDLTQLGEEWLRFADEDVKIVGCAVCGSVKKAMVEEQLTRPVEWLSSMPQALGIRNHYRRPEEHGSDRWFNALGSRRFTQNACVVVSCGTAVTTDALTEDNHYLGGTIMPGFHLMKEAMALKTANLNRPIGKVYPFPTTTPNAIASGMMDAVCGALMMMHGRLKDKTGEGKPVDIIITGGGAARVVQALPESFVHDNQVKIVDNLVIHGLLHWIAHRNGQ; this is encoded by the coding sequence ATGACGGATTTGAACAGCCGCCATTGGGCCTTGCTCGCTGCGCTTTCAGACGGCCTGCCGCAACACGTTTCTCAGTTGGCGCGAGTGGTCGGTATGAAGCCGCAACAATTAAACGGATTCTGGCAGCAGATGCCGGGCCATATCCGTGGTTTGCTGCGCCAGCATGACGGGCAATGGCGCTTGGTGCGCCCTTTGGCTGTGTTTGCCGAAGAATCTCTGCAACAAATGGCCGGAAAACAGGGTTTTCGTGCGCAGTTGAAACACGAATGTTCGTCCAGCAATGATGAAATCATGGCATTGGCGCGCCAGTCGGCAGATTTGGCGCATAAGGCCTTGTGTGTGGCGCATTTTCAAACCAAAGGCCGCGGACGGCAAGGGCGAAGCTGGGTCAACCGACAGGGCGAATGTTTGATGTTCAGCTTGGGCTGGGCGTTTGACAAGCCGCAGTATGAGCTGGGTTCGCTGGCGTTGGTGGTGGCATTGGCCTGCCGACGCGCGCTTGCCGATATCGGTTTGGACGTAAATATCAAGTGGCCGAACGATTTGGTCGTGGCCAACGATAAATTGGCCGGTATTTTGATTGAAACGGCGCGGGTAGAGAATAAAACCGTCGCCGTCATCGGCATCGGCATCAATTTTGTATTGCCGAAAGAAGTTGAAAACGCCACTTCCGTGCAGGCCTTGTTTCAGACGGCCTCTAAGCAGGGCGTAAGTGTCAAAACTTTATTAAATGCAGTATTGGCGCAACTTGATGCGCTGTTGAGCGAATACGCGCAAAACGGATTTGCGTCATGTATCGGCGAATACGATGCCGCCAACCGCGACACAGGCAGGCCGGTATTGCTGCTTCAGGAAGGGCGCATTGTCCACGAGGGCGTAGTCAAAGGCGTGGATGCACAAGGCGCGTTGCGTTTGCTGACGGACAAGGGCGAGAAAACGATTGTCAGTGGCGAGATCAGCTTGCGCCCGGATAACCGCCCGGCACAACCTGCAGCCGCCAAGCCGGAACGCTTTTTGCTGCTGGACGGCGGCAACAGTCAGTTGAAATGGGCGTGGGTAGAGAACGGCACATTTTCCGAAGTCGGCCGCGCGCCGTATCGTGATTTGACCCAGCTGGGCGAAGAATGGCTGCGATTTGCCGATGAAGATGTGAAGATTGTCGGTTGCGCCGTGTGCGGTTCGGTCAAAAAAGCAATGGTAGAAGAACAATTAACCCGTCCGGTCGAATGGTTGTCTTCCATGCCGCAGGCTTTGGGTATCCGCAACCATTACCGCCGCCCTGAAGAACATGGCTCCGACCGTTGGTTTAATGCGCTGGGCAGCCGCCGCTTTACGCAAAACGCTTGCGTCGTCGTCAGCTGCGGCACCGCCGTAACCACCGACGCACTGACGGAAGATAATCATTATCTCGGCGGCACCATCATGCCTGGTTTCCACTTGATGAAAGAGGCGATGGCGCTCAAAACCGCCAACCTCAACCGCCCCATCGGCAAGGTATATCCGTTCCCAACCACAACGCCGAACGCCATTGCCAGCGGCATGATGGATGCCGTTTGCGGCGCGTTGATGATGATGCATGGCCGTCTGAAAGACAAAACGGGCGAGGGCAAACCGGTCGATATTATTATCACCGGCGGCGGCGCCGCCAGAGTCGTGCAGGCGCTGCCAGAGTCATTCGTTCATGACAATCAAGTGAAAATCGTCGATAATCTCGTGATTCACGGACTCTTGCATTGGATTGCCCATCGCAACGGACAATAA
- a CDS encoding carbon-nitrogen hydrolase family protein codes for MMRSLRAAAVQMVSSTDPETNIATMKRLVREAAEQGADWVLLPEYWPLMGKNDTDKLAFAEPLDDGRVGETCDTRFQTALSETARECGVVLFGGTVPLQSPNAGKVMNTMLVYDRNGNRIGLYHKMHLFGFSGLGERYAEADTILAGSDVPKLSVDDVPLAAGVCYDLRFPEFFRAQQPFDVLLLPAAFTHTTGKAHWELLLRARAVENQCYVIASAQGGLHESGRRTFGHSMIIDPWGDVLATLPEGEGVILADLDTARLQSVRTRLPALKHRLL; via the coding sequence ATGATGCGCTCTTTACGCGCTGCCGCGGTGCAAATGGTGTCGTCCACCGACCCCGAAACCAATATTGCCACGATGAAACGCCTTGTCCGCGAGGCGGCCGAACAAGGGGCGGATTGGGTGTTGTTGCCCGAATATTGGCCGCTGATGGGCAAAAACGATACGGACAAGCTGGCATTTGCCGAGCCTTTGGACGATGGACGCGTTGGCGAAACCTGCGACACCCGTTTTCAGACGGCCTTAAGCGAAACGGCAAGGGAATGCGGCGTGGTGTTGTTTGGCGGTACGGTTCCGCTGCAAAGCCCAAACGCTGGCAAGGTGATGAACACAATGCTGGTGTATGACCGCAACGGCAACCGAATCGGGCTTTACCACAAAATGCACCTTTTCGGCTTTTCCGGTTTGGGCGAACGCTACGCCGAAGCCGATACGATACTGGCGGGCAGCGATGTGCCGAAGTTAAGCGTGGACGATGTTCCGCTGGCGGCCGGTGTCTGCTACGATTTGCGCTTTCCTGAGTTTTTCCGCGCCCAGCAGCCGTTTGATGTTTTATTGTTGCCGGCCGCGTTTACCCACACGACCGGCAAGGCGCATTGGGAATTGCTGCTGCGCGCCCGTGCAGTGGAAAACCAATGCTACGTCATCGCGTCGGCACAGGGCGGACTGCATGAAAGCGGCCGCCGCACATTCGGCCACAGTATGATTATCGACCCTTGGGGCGATGTGTTGGCGACGTTGCCCGAAGGCGAAGGCGTGATTTTGGCCGATTTGGATACCGCGCGCCTGCAAAGCGTGCGCACGCGCCTGCCTGCCCTGAAACACCGATTACTTTAA
- a CDS encoding DUF1328 domain-containing protein — MLHYSIVFFIIAIIAAVLGFGGIAGSAAGIAKILFAGFLILSVISLIFGRKK; from the coding sequence ATGCTTCATTATTCGATCGTTTTCTTTATCATCGCTATTATTGCAGCTGTATTAGGTTTCGGTGGTATTGCAGGTAGTGCGGCAGGCATAGCCAAAATTTTATTTGCCGGTTTCTTGATCTTGTCGGTGATATCATTGATTTTTGGCAGGAAGAAATAA
- the tldD gene encoding metalloprotease TldD: MQQTYAAVQRDLLEANHLSPDLLAQSLSIIGANHVDYADIYCQRTAYESWHLEEGIVKSGSFQIDQGVGVRAVSGDKTAFAYADSLCIDSINRSAKAVRVIGAAGNEASVKVPTPAYGKPVHMAIDPIASLDSAAKVALLNKVETLAKAADPRIVQVMAGLTCEYDMVYIARLDGKHAADIRPMVRMNVTVIAKQGERREQGSAGGGGRYDLAYFDENLVHRFVDSAVKQALTNLESRPAPAGEMTVVLGNGWPGVLLHEAVGHGLEGDFNRKETSVFSGRIGERVAAKGVTVVDQGDIADRRGSLNIDDEGNETRRTVLIEDGILVGYMQDETNARLMGTQSTGNGRRESYASAPMPRMTNTFMENGGYEPEEIIASIDKGIYAVNFGGGQVDITSGKFVFSASEAWWVEGGKLQYPVKGATIIGNGPEVLKHVSMIGNDTALDSGIGVCGKEGQSVPVGVGQPTLRIDAGLTVGGSEI; the protein is encoded by the coding sequence ATGCAACAAACCTACGCCGCCGTACAGCGAGATTTGCTCGAAGCCAACCATCTTTCCCCCGATTTGCTCGCCCAAAGCCTGAGCATTATTGGCGCCAACCATGTCGATTATGCCGACATCTATTGTCAGCGCACTGCCTATGAAAGCTGGCATTTGGAAGAGGGCATCGTCAAATCGGGCAGCTTTCAAATCGATCAGGGCGTGGGCGTGCGTGCCGTTTCGGGCGATAAAACTGCTTTTGCCTACGCCGACAGCCTGTGTATCGATTCAATCAACCGCTCTGCCAAAGCAGTTCGCGTGATTGGTGCGGCTGGCAACGAGGCCAGCGTCAAAGTGCCGACACCTGCCTACGGCAAGCCTGTCCACATGGCGATTGACCCTATTGCCAGCCTTGATTCCGCTGCTAAAGTCGCGCTGTTGAACAAAGTCGAAACGCTGGCCAAAGCCGCCGATCCGCGTATCGTGCAAGTGATGGCCGGTTTGACCTGCGAATACGACATGGTGTACATCGCCCGTCTGGACGGCAAACACGCTGCCGACATCCGACCCATGGTGCGCATGAATGTAACCGTCATTGCCAAGCAGGGCGAGCGTCGCGAGCAGGGCAGCGCAGGCGGTGGCGGGCGTTATGATTTGGCGTATTTCGATGAAAACTTGGTGCATCGGTTTGTCGATTCCGCCGTCAAACAAGCCCTGACCAATCTCGAATCCCGTCCTGCGCCTGCCGGCGAGATGACCGTCGTTTTGGGCAACGGCTGGCCGGGCGTGTTGCTGCACGAAGCGGTCGGACATGGTTTGGAAGGCGATTTCAACCGCAAAGAAACCAGCGTTTTCTCCGGCCGTATTGGCGAGCGCGTGGCCGCCAAAGGCGTTACCGTTGTGGATCAAGGCGATATTGCCGACAGACGCGGTTCGCTCAATATCGACGACGAAGGCAACGAAACTCGCCGCACTGTATTGATTGAAGACGGGATTTTGGTCGGCTATATGCAGGACGAAACCAACGCCCGCCTGATGGGTACGCAATCGACCGGCAACGGCCGCCGCGAAAGTTACGCTTCTGCGCCTATGCCGCGCATGACCAATACCTTTATGGAAAACGGCGGCTATGAGCCGGAAGAAATCATCGCGTCCATCGACAAGGGCATTTACGCCGTCAACTTCGGCGGCGGACAGGTGGACATTACCAGCGGCAAGTTCGTGTTCAGTGCATCCGAAGCGTGGTGGGTGGAAGGCGGCAAACTGCAATATCCTGTCAAAGGCGCGACTATTATCGGCAACGGTCCTGAGGTGTTGAAACACGTCTCCATGATAGGTAACGACACCGCACTCGACAGCGGCATCGGCGTCTGCGGCAAAGAAGGGCAGAGCGTTCCTGTCGGTGTCGGACAACCGACCCTGAGGATTGATGCCGGGCTGACCGTCGGCGGTAGCGAAATTTAA
- the ruvC gene encoding crossover junction endodeoxyribonuclease RuvC, with translation MSHSQPTRILGIDPGSRVTGFGVIDVHGREHHYVASGCIKTPTGASLSERIAVIVRHIDEIIRHYQPHQAAIEQVFVNVNPAATLMLGQARGAAIAALVMHDLPVFEYTALQVKQAVVGKGKAAKEQVQHMVVQMLALSGTPQADAADGLAVALTHALRNHGLASQFNPEGLQVKRGRFQW, from the coding sequence ATGTCCCACTCCCAACCCACACGCATTCTCGGCATCGACCCCGGCAGCCGCGTGACCGGATTCGGCGTTATCGATGTCCATGGCCGCGAGCATCATTATGTTGCTTCCGGCTGTATCAAAACGCCGACCGGCGCGTCGCTTTCCGAACGCATCGCCGTGATTGTCCGCCATATCGACGAAATCATCCGCCACTATCAGCCGCATCAGGCGGCCATCGAACAAGTGTTTGTCAACGTCAACCCGGCCGCAACTTTGATGCTCGGTCAGGCGCGCGGTGCGGCGATTGCTGCTTTGGTCATGCACGATTTGCCCGTATTTGAATACACTGCGCTTCAGGTCAAGCAGGCGGTGGTCGGCAAGGGTAAGGCCGCCAAAGAGCAGGTGCAGCATATGGTGGTCCAAATGCTCGCGCTTTCAGGCACGCCGCAAGCCGATGCCGCCGACGGACTCGCCGTTGCCCTCACCCATGCCCTGCGCAATCACGGATTGGCTTCGCAATTCAACCCTGAAGGCCTACAGGTCAAGCGCGGCCGTTTCCAATGGTAA
- a CDS encoding porin, producing MNLKLLLTAALSTAALAAHADVQLYGSIKSGIETSQTRFRGQTRSNTAVADQGSHIGLRGSHPIGGGTNFIWEVEQDTPVGKSGSIRQDWRERRENFGR from the coding sequence ATGAACTTGAAACTTCTCCTCACTGCCGCACTTTCCACCGCCGCACTCGCCGCACATGCCGACGTACAGCTTTACGGCAGCATCAAAAGCGGCATCGAAACCTCGCAAACCCGTTTCCGCGGCCAAACACGCAGCAACACCGCCGTTGCCGACCAAGGCAGCCACATCGGCCTGCGCGGCTCGCATCCGATTGGTGGCGGAACGAATTTTATTTGGGAAGTCGAACAAGATACTCCGGTCGGTAAAAGCGGCTCCATCCGCCAAGACTGGCGTGAACGCCGCGAGAATTTTGGCCGTTAA
- a CDS encoding lipid A biosynthesis lauroyl acyltransferase: MQRAFMKAAFLFLYLIRLLPFCVLHKIADAIGILAYYAVKPRRKVGEVNLKKCFPELNDSQRTALLKRHFQHMAKLMLEYGLYWYAPADKLRSLVRYQDKHHLDEALAAGEKVIILYPHFTAFEMAVYTLNQDVPLTSMYSHQKNKTLDEQILKGRHRYNNVFLIGRTEGLRAIIKHLRKSDAPFLYLPDQDFGRNDSIFVNFFGIQTATITGLSRIAGMTKAKIIPAIPTREADNTVTLRFYPAWDNFPTEDVEADTQRMNDFIEERVREHPEQYFWLHKRFKTRPEGENSFY, from the coding sequence ATACAGCGAGCCTTCATGAAAGCCGCCTTCCTTTTTCTCTACCTCATCCGCCTGCTGCCTTTTTGCGTGTTGCATAAGATTGCCGACGCGATCGGTATTCTCGCCTATTACGCAGTCAAACCGCGTCGCAAAGTCGGTGAGGTCAACCTCAAAAAATGCTTTCCCGAGCTAAACGACAGCCAGCGCACTGCCCTGCTCAAACGCCATTTCCAACACATGGCGAAGCTGATGCTCGAATACGGCCTCTACTGGTACGCGCCTGCGGATAAGCTGCGCTCGTTGGTACGCTATCAAGACAAACACCATCTTGACGAAGCCCTCGCCGCCGGCGAAAAAGTCATCATCCTCTATCCGCACTTTACCGCATTTGAAATGGCGGTTTACACGCTCAATCAGGATGTGCCGCTGACCAGCATGTATTCGCACCAAAAAAACAAAACCCTAGACGAGCAGATCCTGAAAGGCCGCCACCGCTACAACAATGTTTTCCTGATCGGCCGCACAGAAGGCCTGCGCGCCATCATCAAACACCTGCGCAAAAGCGATGCGCCCTTTCTTTATCTGCCCGACCAAGACTTCGGCCGCAACGATTCCATTTTCGTCAATTTCTTCGGCATTCAGACGGCCACGATTACCGGCCTCAGCCGTATCGCCGGCATGACCAAAGCCAAAATCATTCCCGCCATCCCCACGCGCGAAGCCGACAATACCGTAACCCTGCGCTTCTATCCGGCTTGGGACAATTTCCCGACCGAAGATGTCGAAGCCGATACCCAGCGCATGAACGACTTCATCGAAGAGCGGGTACGCGAGCATCCCGAACAATATTTCTGGCTGCACAAACGCTTCAAAACCCGTCCCGAAGGCGAAAACAGCTTTTATTGA
- a CDS encoding 3'-5' exonuclease: MTPILAFDIETIPDVNGIRQLYDLPADLPDNEVVLFAQQQRRAKTGSDFMQHHLHQVVAISCCMRWGQDKIRVSTIGDPEDSEEVMIAKFFEVIENYTPQLVSWNGGGFDLPVLHYRALIHGISAARYWDTGDGDFGDSRDFKWNNYISRYHTRHCDLMDLLALYQPRASVPLDDMAKLCGFPGKLGMDGSKVWDAYHAGRLKDIRDYCETDAANTYLMYMRFRMMSGALDADEYEVEIKRIKHYLAAQAEEKQHWAEFVAAWH, encoded by the coding sequence ATGACTCCGATACTCGCCTTCGACATTGAAACCATCCCCGACGTAAACGGCATCCGCCAGCTTTACGATTTACCTGCCGATTTGCCCGACAACGAAGTCGTCCTGTTTGCCCAACAACAACGCCGCGCCAAAACCGGCAGCGACTTTATGCAACACCATCTGCACCAAGTCGTCGCCATCTCCTGCTGTATGCGCTGGGGTCAGGACAAAATCCGCGTCAGTACCATCGGCGATCCCGAAGACAGCGAAGAAGTCATGATTGCCAAATTCTTCGAAGTCATCGAAAACTATACGCCGCAACTCGTCAGCTGGAACGGCGGCGGTTTCGACCTGCCCGTCCTCCACTATCGCGCCCTGATACACGGCATCAGCGCCGCCCGCTATTGGGACACGGGTGACGGCGACTTTGGCGACAGCCGCGACTTTAAGTGGAACAACTACATCAGCCGCTACCACACCCGCCATTGCGACCTAATGGATTTACTCGCCCTCTACCAACCGCGTGCCAGCGTGCCTTTGGACGATATGGCCAAACTCTGCGGCTTCCCCGGCAAACTGGGCATGGACGGTAGCAAGGTCTGGGACGCTTATCATGCAGGCCGTCTGAAAGACATCCGCGATTATTGTGAAACCGATGCCGCCAATACCTACCTGATGTATATGCGCTTTCGCATGATGAGCGGCGCGCTCGATGCTGACGAATACGAAGTCGAAATCAAACGCATCAAACATTATCTGGCCGCACAAGCCGAAGAAAAACAACACTGGGCGGAGTTCGTCGCTGCTTGGCATTAA
- a CDS encoding DUF4189 domain-containing protein — protein MKKLLVVLLGLASLNVYANGCGGEYQPATGTCRIIDSSGRQIIYNVGRPQSSNNGYAQNQPRVVNIEVPSRYGAWASNPKTGISGGALEMDSLDAAKREAIKTCELGGKNKPCKIYAWVRNGCLAVAQDQNGTIFFGSTTPGLAEAEALEKCQKNRKAQCRIIATEGCSMPKF, from the coding sequence ATGAAAAAGTTACTTGTTGTATTGCTAGGACTGGCAAGTCTTAATGTTTATGCCAACGGCTGTGGCGGTGAATACCAACCGGCAACTGGAACCTGTCGTATTATCGACAGCTCAGGCAGACAAATTATATATAACGTTGGCAGACCACAATCTTCTAATAATGGTTATGCTCAGAACCAACCAAGGGTTGTCAATATCGAGGTTCCTTCAAGATACGGGGCTTGGGCATCTAACCCTAAAACTGGTATATCAGGTGGGGCACTCGAGATGGATTCACTTGATGCTGCAAAAAGAGAAGCCATTAAAACTTGTGAACTAGGCGGGAAAAATAAGCCGTGTAAAATTTATGCTTGGGTCAGGAATGGCTGTCTTGCCGTTGCCCAAGATCAAAATGGTACAATTTTTTTTGGATCAACTACCCCTGGTCTTGCTGAAGCGGAAGCCTTAGAAAAATGCCAAAAAAATAGAAAAGCACAATGTAGAATTATTGCCACCGAAGGCTGCTCTATGCCTAAATTCTAA